The Triticum aestivum cultivar Chinese Spring chromosome 6D, IWGSC CS RefSeq v2.1, whole genome shotgun sequence genomic sequence CCGCTCAGCCAGAGCCCCGATGAGCGCGCACTGCTGCGCGCTCCGCTCGCACAGCGCTGCCACCATCTCCATCAGTTTCTTCGCATCCAGCCCGTCGGTGGTCaccgtctccttcttcttctcctcctgtgCCTGTTCTTGCTGCTGCTGTGCTTTTGGTAGTGCAGGGCCCTCCTCGCCGGTGGAAACGTCGCCGTCCCCTGTTGCCACCATCTCCCACTCGCCCTCCGCCTCCGAGGCCTTCTCGCCTTCGGCCACCAGTCCCGTCTCGTTCTGCCCGGCTTCGTCGACGACGATGGGACTCGCCGTGTCAACCTCCATCGCCGCCGTGTCAGTTGTCTCGGCAACCAGAAAATCCGACGCAGTATTGTCCTCAACCGGCAGCTCCGGCTCCATCTCGCTCTCTGCTTCTTCCTCTGCATCCTGAACTTCCGGCACATCGGCGGTCACCACCGCGGGCGCGGCCTCGAGCGTGTCGACCGCGTCCTGTAGCGCGAGCACGCGGCGGGTGACCCTCCTGCGGTACTCCCGGGCGCCGCGCACGCCGTCGAGTCGCAGCAGCAGGCGCATGAGCTCCTCCCCGAGGCCGATCCGCGCACGGGCGTCCGCGCGGAGCAcctccgcctcggccgccacccGCGCGGCCACGGCCTCCGCCTGCCGCTCCACCGCGCGCACCTCCCGCACCATGCGACGAGCGAgcagcccgcgcgccgccgcctgcaccCTCACCGCGGCCTCCTCCGCGGACGGCGCCGTCTTCTTTGGAATCGCCGGTGGCGAGTCGGAGTCGGGACCCGTGACCTCGACCTCAAAGCAGTCCGGGCAGCTCTTCGGAGACCCGCTGCTAGGCCTGGGATGCGCCGTGGTCCGCGCGGCCGGCTCGGCGGCGCCGAAGCCAGGGAAGAAGCCGCCGTCATGCTGCGCCGCGGCCCTCCGGCGGGCGGGGCGCAGCCGCTCCCTGACAAGAGGCTCGGCGTCCAGGAAGAAGGGATCGGCGGCAGCGGGGCTGTAGTACGGGTAGGCCTCGTAGCCGTAGGAGCTCGGGTAGTAGTAGTCATACGGGTCATACCCGAAGAAGCCGCCACGGCGtgccatgatgagatggtgaaGTCGACGTCGATCGCTTGGAAAGATCGATGGTAGGTCGATTGTTGCCTGATTCTGTTTGTTGTTGTGTTGAGGAGATAAGACGAGACCCTACTATATATTAGAGGAAACAACCTTCTCGAACGAGCGCAGGAACGTTCTCGAAAGCTACAGAATTCTTGAGAAAGGGGCAGGGCGCTACCGTGTTCTGGAGCGGTTCGGTTAGCGGACGCTCGCAGCAGCCTCGCGTGGGCCGGTCCACCTACCAGGCTCGCTCCTTTCCCTTCGTTCGCAGGTGCGCATTTCGTTCGTTCGTTTTTTTTCTGGTGTTCGTCCCTTCGTTcacaaaactgaaaaaaaaaacgATTGAATCTGAAATttacgaatttgaaaaagttcatcaattctaaAAGCAGTtcgttgacgctcaaaagtggcaagGTCATAAAATTAGATTAGGTTATATCAAGactaattcaaacttatgattggaagtcatCATGGAATGGCTCTCTTCGACAAGatcaagatgaatatgaagatggtctaaaatggagctcggacgcaaaagttatgacaagttcagagatgctcatattgacaccagattaaagaatgatTTGAAACTCAATTAATATGTCCTCTGATGGAAaatgtttcaacatgaaagttgtgcatcTCATCGAAACGGTTGATTTTGAGATACAAATCATCTTAATCCGAGGTCGCATACAACCTGTGGAGGCAAAACACGGTCAGAAAcagaagctgcagagtcatttcggaccgaccgagttgattgactcggtgagaccgagttgatccgggaagggtacagagagttggcaatgttcactcggtgggaccgaaaaaactgaatcagtgagaccgagttgttccggaaaattgccaaagattcctgtccgagttaggttagggtttttgatgttttggacagaagttttagtccttttcttgttcttgtacgggaagtccagccgcctcataaatagatgagaggtgatggccgattgaacaacacacaatcgatcaattcatctaccactttttatcttttatcttttctccttaaccctagttcttcttcttctcgttcttcgtttgcagggcggcgaacctcgaggccctaggggcggtcaggccgacctagggcagcccatagccgccgtgcatccagacggggtccctcccggacgCGTGGGGTTTCGGGTTTACAAAAgtgcccgccggattgcttgcgcaCCGCGCTTCCGgatgggtctccttcgacgtgagctgcggtgcatcaccctcggcgttggaggtacacggtgacgtgttcgtgtgcgaacacactttttggcgactccgctggggaacaaagctttgaacggtctccagcccgttcttgctacgaagagatcgtcattaagttgctgcaatctacaaatgtaatatgaatacccaattctcctttgtagatgcaaataattcatatgttgttgctagatcacctaatgagcataatgtatcggctagccctagttttatcaatcatgcatctaattatgcgtaagagccgatgcaaaacaatcttcatgcttcaaattcttatgcTTTTAGtaacgtacaacatatgtatccaaactctcatgcatcggcaaccccataaaatccatatgccgatgaacaacgtGATGGACTTAGGTAATCAATTtcaaacacctcatgttaaaatttccaatagcatacaagaaagtgtttcacccttttattcatcggcaactaatttgcaatgtgtgaatccaaccttgccgatggatgggagaattggccatgatACTACTAACTATTTAGctagttactctcaaccatcatatgctacacctcatgttaataatttttcagcaccatatgcaactgtagatgttcataattcggccccgcgccttcatggtcatagccgaagAAGTGAATTTTTTACAGGAACACACGTGTCGTCATCTAAtattgtagcatataatgcatGCTCTACGCAATTcgagaatttcggcaacactcacgattcattgccgaaagaatctaaaagtattgtggagcaatcccttccagaagAGGTTGTGGCTGCGCTGAAAAAGAGCTTGACACAAAacaagaggattagtgctctttgccttgaacaatatgaaaaggggttatttcctgattatgctgcaataaaggctagagttttgcaagaagatgaaacttcatcaattgaTAGAATTGGCGAGAGAGCATATTGTTATACACcagtgcatacacctccacctagtaccgcagcatattatacaccacctacacaattgcaaaatttcggcaacactcacaattcattgccgaaagatcctaaaagcattggggggcaaactGATCTAGAGCCGGCTgaaattgagaggggagttaaagctttgcgcgatagggtgcaagcacttcgccaagagagaattgatagggaattggctcaaagaaaagaagccttgccgATTGATATAATCggtgaaaagaatgatgattcggaaactaaaagtgcttcggttgGAAAagtcgaatcaagtagtatatatttcgaatccatcaaatccaaagaagCAAGCAtcattgagaaagggcatggcaagcataggaaaacagCCATGCTTgttttttctgaagttaatggaacctacttcctgccctatgagttccgtgccgtagaaattgacaagcctcaaggacaagagcaagtagccgaacaaagtttggCTGACAATGATCTTCAAAGaaatgatgcacggaatcaagaaaaagacgatgacaaggtgttggggagccatccaaagatggAGCAAGACATTATTCAAGtaacaccaccatcatgctctcccaacatatttgaagaggtatgcatagcgagtaatttacctattttcagatttggtcacaacttcattattaatgcatctataagaaatattctcataaataactttgaaagaccaatgaagaagggtaatttacttgttagcaataaaattgttgtAGAGCATACCGGTCAACACATTATACCATTCAAACAGACTGATAGTGAATTATTATTGCAGCCAAAGATTTTCCCATTGCTTCatttaaagttcatatctaattgggtagctttgcttgcttcatacttggcttacgcatggtctcaattgagacatgtatgttcgaACTACTTtgttttcagaaatttaaagccaaggttataCTCTGTTGAGAAAACCGATGATAGTATAATTTCATTttcaaagacatcggagatagagtgcaaaacacaatgcatagccgaatggggtaattcaaaatctgaaccattcgtttgcttagcTCCAAAGCTGTTCCCACAGCAAGATCGCCTAGAGAATAAAAtttttaccttcaattcaagcatgtgtgatcaaatttttgatttgttgctgaacaataattatattagaattcttgatcaccatgtaaAGCCgtctatccaaggacgaatgtattgtaagttgcatgattcgttcaagcataatcttgaggattgcaacatgtttcgtcaaatagttaaatcggccattgaaattTGTTGAAACAACAAGAGATGAACAGTCTATTCcaattggtcccgatggcaaaaggtttttgcatcggctgcttcaagccgatccatttaaagagaaggtaaaatctgcaggtgatgggatcaagctttcaagtaaagaagttgttgaagagcataatgaacataatatTGAGAGCGAGAAtcccatcgaagctacaatggagacgccaaggactggggggcagcaagcaaatcaaaTGATCGAGGAAAccaaagcaaaagaaaatagaggctgaaataagcgcaagtgtaagaaaTCAAAAATAACTTTCGCTGAACTATtgaataaatatcaaaagaagagtgaagagaagaaggcttatcagccaaatcatgcaaagaaaccaagatcgcccacaaggcgcaaatatgaggaccGATATTGGCAGAGTGAGAATCttcatgcaacatattcatatccttattttgggtcgccgatgccaatgccgtggatgccttcccatgctcatgtagatccatatccatcatgggacatgtatgtgaaggaaatatgccctagaggcaataataaagttgttatttatatttccttatatcatgataaatgtttattattcatgctagaattgtattaaccggaaacttgatacatgtgtgaatacatagacaaaacagagcgtccctagtatgcctctactagactagctcgttaatcaaagatggttatgttccctaaccatagacatgtgttgtcatttgatcaaacgggatcacatcattaggagaatgatgtgatggacaagacccatccgttagcttagcactatgatcgtttagttttactgctattgctttcttcatgacttatacatgttcctctaactatgagattatgcaactcccgaataccggaggaacaccttgtgtgctatcaaacgtcacaacataactgggtgattataaagatgctctacaggcgtTTTCGAAAGTGTTTGTggtgttggcatagatcaagaataggatttgtcactccgaatgtcggagaggtatttctgggccctctcggtaatactcatcataataagccttgcaagcaaatgactaatgagttagtcatgagatgatgtattacagaacgagtaaagagacttgccggtgacgagattgaactaggtatgatgataccgacgatcgaatctcgggcaagtaacataccgatgacaaagggaacaacgtatgttgttgtgcggtttgaccgataaagatcttcgtagaatatgtaggaaccaatatgagcatccaggttccgctattggttattgactagagatgagtctcggtcatgtctacatagttctcgaacccgtagggtccgcacgcttaacgttcgatgatgatcggtattatgagtttatgtgttttgatgtactgaaggttgttcggagtcccagatgtgatcacagacatgacaaggagtctcaaaacggtcgagacataaagattgatatattggaaggttatattcggacaccggaagggttccgggggtcaccggataaaaaaaaggagtaccgggaggttaccggaaccccccggggagtatatgggccctaatgggctttaggggagagagagagagggctggctagggctgggccgcgccccccaagcctagtccgaattggactaggtaggaggggctgcgccccctcatttccttctcctcctctccttcccttccccctctcctactcctactaggaaaaggggagtcctactcctagtgggagtaggactcccctcttggagCGCCTCCTCCCTTGGctagcctcctcctccccccctcctttatatacgtggggagggggcaccccatatacacataAGTTGATTtgcaagccgtgtgcggtgcacccctccacagttacacacctcggtcatatcattgcagtgcttaggcgaagccctgcgccggtaacttcatcatcatcgtcaccacgccatcgtgctgacgaaactctcccgcgacacacaactggatcaagagttcgtgggacgtcatcaagctgaacgtgtgctgaacgcggaggtgccgtacgtttggtgcttggatcgattggatcgcgaagacgttcgactacatcaaccgtgtcactagacgcttccgcttttggtctacaagggtacgtggacacactctccccgctcgttgctatgcttctcctagatagatcttgcgtgttcgtaggaaaattttgaaatactacgttccccaacagtggcatcatgtgccaggtctatgcgtagatgatatgcacgagtagaacacaatgagttgtgggtgataatagtcatacttcttaccagcatgtcatactttgattcggcggcattgtgagatgaagcggtccggactgacattacgcgtacgcttacgcgagactggtttcaccgttacgagcactcgttgcttaaaggtgaccggcgggtgtctgtctctctcactttagttgaatcgagtgtggctacacccggtccttgtgaaggttaaaacaacacacttgacaaaaaatcgttgtggttttgtatgcgtaggtaagaacggttcttgctaagcccgtagcagccacgtaaaacttgcaacaacaaattagaggacatctaacttgtttttgtagggcatgttgtgatgtgatatggtcaagacgtgatgagttatacgttattgtatgagatgatcatgttttgtaaattattggcaaccggcaggagccttatggttgtctctttattgtataaatTGCGAAGGCCATGTaagtgctttactttatcactatgagtTAGCGATAgtagtagtagcaatagttggcgagatgaccatgatgctacgatgaaagatcatggtgtcaagccggtgacgatggagatcatgacaatgctttggagagggagatcaaaagcacaagatgatgatggccatatcatgtcacatattttgattgcatgtgatgtgtaTCTTATTATggttcttattttgcttagtacggcggtagcattataagatgatcccttacaaaatttcaaggtacaagtgttctccctgagtatgcatcgttgcgtcagttcatcgtgccgagacaccacgtgatgatcgggtgtgataagctctacgttcaaatacaacgggtgtaagacagttttgcacatgcagaatactcgggttaaacttgacgagcctagcatgtacagacatggcctcggaacactgaagaccgaaaggtcgagcatgaatcatatagtagatatgatcaacataagatgttcacctttgaaaactactccatctcacatgatgatcggacatgtcggggaacgtagtatttcaaaaatttcctacgatcacgcaagatctatctaggagaagcatagcaacgagcggggagagtgtgtccacgtaccctcatagaccgaaagcggaagcgtttagtaatgcggttgatgtagtcgaacgtcttcatgatccaaccgatccaagcaccgaacgtacggcacctccgcgttcagcacacgttcagctcgatgacgtcccacgaactcttcaTCCAGTTGaagtcaagggagagttccgtcagcacgacgacatggtgacgatgatgatgaagttaccggcgcagggcttcgcctaagcagtacgacgatatgaccgaggtgtgtaactgtggaggggggcaccgcacacggctaagaaatcaacttgtgtgtctatggggtgccccctccccatgtatataaaggagggagggaggaggaggccgtcctagtaggggcgcgccaagggggggattactactcctagtaggagtaggtttcctcctttcctagtccaactaggagaaggggggaaggaggaggagggagaaggaaggaggggggcgttgtcggtgtcaaaaccggcagatcttgggtaggggggcccaagctatgcgtttagaggatcgatggtaacaggaggctggggacacaatgttacccaggttcaggccctctcgattgaggtaataccctacttcttgctatATTAATATGGATGAATAtgaatacaagagttgatctacctcgagatcgtattggctaaaccctaaagtctagcctatgtgggtattgTGATGATGATCCCCTATACAGACTAATCTCCCCGGCTTATATACATGCCAGAGAGAACCTAGGGTTTACATAGGTGACTTGGGGAGGAAGTAATTGATACATCCGGACTCTACGCTTTCCTTTCTACGCTCATAGGAGTCCTGACCGAATATGGGGGAgagtcttctgcttcttcttttcgtgTCCCATCAATACGGCCCAGCTTAATCGAcctggacgcctgaggacccctgaatacatgactccctcagtagcccccggacTTGCCTTCAAGGACGAGATAGTGTCCGGCTTTATGTCTTCGGTCTTGCAAGGTGAGTCCTCCTGGATGATAGTTCGGCCTCTTTAAATATTGTATCCTGTCGAttcctcgccgccgtcgccttggCTTCCACATGTCCAACGAATGCGAATCGTCTGGGCAGTTTTACAAATACCCCCTTGACTGTGTTGGGAGGGCGCCTATATAAGAGAATAGATCCCAGTTGCCTCTCCGTCCCATTCCACGCGGAAGAAACCCTAGtgcctgcaaaaaatcttcaaACATGGCTAGCGCCCCAAGCTCTTCCTCACGCCCTCATGGCCCTCGTGCAGGAGATTGGAAAAGCTGCTCTGTATCCCATGCATGTCTGAGGACACTTCAAGCGCAGGGATATCTCCCTCCAGAGGATCTAGTCCCCGTCCGGGCCGGATTAACTTCTATTGACAACCAAGCCCTGGCAGAGAGCTGTCCCAACCCCTCCGATGGAGAGCGGGTATGTTTGATCCCCTTCCTTTTAAGAGGCGTAGGGTTCCCCGTCCACCCCTTCCTTAGGggactcctggagttctatggtctcCAACTGCATGATCTTACGCCGGGGtctatcctgcatatcgcgggttttgTCGCTTTATCCGAACTATTCTTGGGTTGCGAGCCTCATTTCGAGCTGTGGCGAAATTTCTTCTGCCTTGTCCCTTGCTCGGAGAAGGGATCTATATTTGAAGTCGggggcgccgaagtatggcgcatagccgtgACAGGCTATCtgcccggtactccaaagaagacatTCGAAGagtggccttcggagtggttttatatcgaaGATGTTGccctgccggatccagttcggcgAGGAATTCCCGAGTATTCCAGTGCTCCGCCAAAGGAGCTTTTCAACTGGTGTCCCTGCAGTCCTTCAGAAGAAGAGAGAGCGGAGGTTAGCAGACTGGTCGGCAAGATCAAATTGCTCGCCAGTTCGGGTTTATCTATAGTCAAAGTGATGGCTATTTCAATAAAGCGATGTGTGCAGCTACTCCAAGCAAGAGGGTTTCCAATGTGGCATTATAATGGCCTGGATGATGCCTCGCACTGCTTACGCCCGGGCCCGGATGACCCTGCCGCTCTAGCCGTCATCCTGGAAGGTCTTTATAAGGGAGAGAAGCAAGACTTCATCCGTTTAATATGCCGGGAGGgtttttctatgtacaatcctcctgaCTGGGTAAGTCCCTCTCTTAACCGCTATATTTACCCATTTTTTCTTCGTTATGATGTATTGACCAAACTAAATCTGGTTTCTCCCAACAGGAGTGGAAGAAGGTGGTCGAGGGGATTAATAGTCCCGCCCCACAACCAGAGGACCGATTCCAAAATACGGGCCCCGGATATGATGAAGATCCGGACATAGGCATATAGCTAGAAGAGGGAGTCTTCTATCAAGCCTGCCGTGAGGGCACTCTGGTGGCTATTGTAGCCGACTACCCAGGCCTCATTCCTTCTTCCCACGTAAGTACCTAGGATATATCTCATTAAAGAGGAGATTCCCAGCATGCCTTACCCATAGTTTTTTGTTATATTCAAAAGGGACGGAGTTCCTCACGCCGAACTGTGCGAAAGCCGTCATCCCAGAGGGTGACACCTGCATCGGGCGAGGCCTTGAAGCGAAAGAGGACCGCAAACACCAGCGAACCTTCAAAGAGGTATGCTTGTTTTGACAAACATTGGGTTGCGAAGTTGATATTACAACCTTCCGCTTTATTTTTCCTTTTAGGAGGAATACACATCGGACTATGTCCGGAGGTCATGCAGATCAAGCTCTAGCCAATCCGGCTTCCGGCCCTTCAAGGGTTAACGCGGATTTAGTGCCGGATTGTCCCCTCCAGGAGGATTCGGATGGAATGTCAGTTACTAATTCCGAAGTGGAGGTTGCGATGGTTCACCGGCGGCGGAAAGCAGCCGTGCGTGACCCAACCTTTTCTGAGAAGGCGTTTAACGCCCTCAGCTCTGCAGATGCCTATATCCGAGCCGCTCAAGACGGACTCGCTGGAGCCACTCACCGGCTTtcaaaagatatgcgggtaagtgtaTATTTTGATGTTCccatgccagtagcccccgagactgaaagcagttggtacaactgatttgaggTTCGTTGTGTTTTTGTAGGTGCTTCAAGAAataggtgcattaatttaaataagacatattgtgatatTCCCAAAATATCCAAGTTccgacatggagcaatcttcatcttcacctgcaactaacaacgctataagaggggctgagcgagcagtgacatagccaaacaacggtttgttgggatggtgtcaaaggttagaggtttcATGGCAACAATGAGAGGCTAACAACAATTGATAGGCATCGCGACatatagcgatagcatcgagaaaactagcatagcaatgatagtaatgagatcaaaggtgatggtcatcttgcctgagatcccgctaggaagaagaacgagtccatgaagaagacgaagccacgaagacgaaccaagcgtagtcaaacgaatcctcacgatcgcaatgaaacgggaactattgagaaggagcacaaccggaaagaagcaaacaacatggtaaacaatcatcacataaacatgacatgatgcacaatcaagtatgatgcatgtccggtttaatgaggcatggcaaagtgcacaaacaatactacaagttaagtggagctcaatatgcaacaggttgcatattgacgaaacaccacattctaTTATTTAGTTTGCTCTTGTTCATGTAGATAACAATATAAAATGTtctttaacatggcaagaggtgaagcatgagcaaacTGCACTatctaggcattttaaatgag encodes the following:
- the LOC123146292 gene encoding cilia- and flagella-associated protein 91, which translates into the protein MARRGGFFGYDPYDYYYPSSYGYEAYPYYSPAAADPFFLDAEPLVRERLRPARRRAAAQHDGGFFPGFGAAEPAARTTAHPRPSSGSPKSCPDCFEVEVTGPDSDSPPAIPKKTAPSAEEAAVRVQAAARGLLARRMVREVRAVERQAEAVAARVAAEAEVLRADARARIGLGEELMRLLLRLDGVRGAREYRRRVTRRVLALQDAVDTLEAAPAVVTADVPEVQDAEEEAESEMEPELPVEDNTASDFLVAETTDTAAMEVDTASPIVVDEAGQNETGLVAEGEKASEAEGEWEMVATGDGDVSTGEEGPALPKAQQQQEQAQEEKKKETVTTDGLDAKKLMEMVAALCERSAQQCALIGALAERVDTLERSVRRVEEADRRRRRNKKTNKNGKKNTSSFYSD